One part of the Mangrovibacillus cuniculi genome encodes these proteins:
- a CDS encoding zinc-finger domain-containing protein, protein MNRTSAIKEVDYLLETYCEGCLVKQVMKKDRGRKGAHQFCISSCTVGEQLKKLGEELK, encoded by the coding sequence ATGAACAGGACTAGTGCAATAAAAGAAGTAGATTACCTTTTAGAAACATACTGCGAGGGCTGCCTTGTAAAGCAAGTGATGAAAAAAGATAGAGGTAGAAAAGGGGCACATCAATTTTGTATTTCATCTTGTACAGTTGGAGAGCAGTTAAAAAAATTAGGAGAAGAACTAAAATAA
- the cspD gene encoding cold-shock protein CspD translates to MQNGKVKWFNNEKGFGFIEVEGGDDVFVHFTAIQGDGFKSLEEGQSVSFEIVEGNRGPQAENVTKL, encoded by the coding sequence ATGCAAAACGGTAAGGTAAAATGGTTCAACAACGAAAAAGGATTTGGATTCATCGAAGTTGAAGGCGGAGACGATGTATTCGTACACTTCACAGCTATCCAAGGCGATGGTTTCAAATCACTAGAAGAAGGTCAATCAGTTTCTTTCGAGATCGTTGAAGGTAACCGTGGACCTCAAGCTGAAAACGTTACAAAACTATAA